The Raphanus sativus cultivar WK10039 chromosome 2, ASM80110v3, whole genome shotgun sequence DNA segment ATAGATTGTTTGGAGCAGCTTGTAAGTGTTCTTGGGGttttgttttaatctttttgATACAGTTTTGATAAACCCCATGTTGTTGGCCTTTTGCTTTGATTTCCAGAATCCTTACTCTGTGAACATCCTGATGGCTGGCTACGACAAAGAAGCAGGGGCATCTCTTTACTACATTGACTACATTGCAACTCTTCACAAGGTTGACAAGGGAGCCTTCGGTTACGGCTCCTACTTCTCCCTCTCCACCATGGACAGGCACTTCCGCGCCGACATGTCTGTCGAAGAAGCCATCGAGTTGGTCGACAAGTGCATACTCGAGATCAGGTCGAGGCTGGTCATTGCGCCACCCAACTTTGTGATCAAGATCGTCGACAAGGATGGAGCTCGCGAGCATGCTTGGCGTCAGTCTGTACAAGATGTCACCACTGCTGCTGTTTAAGTCTCTGTTATGTTTGGTTGACATTTGCTTTAATGTTTGAACTTGGCAAATTAGTTCCCATATGACTGTTTTAAACtttgaaaatgaaaacatttttacttgctaagttgtgtaTAGGAAGCAAAAACGTAATCAGATTCTCTCACTTCTCATAAGCCTCCATTAATGTGTGAATCAGAAAGGAAACTTAAACCAAAAATGTGTTGGTCATCCAGATTAAGCCACCTCCTTAATTTCGTCTTTTTCTACGGCATGAGTtccttatttattttagttcttCTCTCAAAACACTCCAACACAAACCATTAAAAACTCAAACAAACTCTTGAGAGATTTGTTGGGACAAAAAACATGAAACCTGGAATGTGTTTACTGTGGCTAACAGTTTCAGTTGCGGTGATGTCCAATGTTTCTGCTCAATCGAGCTGCACAGATGTTCTAATGAGTATGGCTCCATGTCTCGGCTACATTACTGGaaactcttcttctccttctcaacAATGCTGCAGTCAGTTGGCTCATGTTGTAAGGTCTTCTGGTGAGTGTTTGTGTGAACTTCTCAAAGGTGGAGCCCCTCATCTTGGGATCAATTTTAATCAAACACAGGCTTTTGCTTTGCCTAAAGCTTGTAATGTTCAAACTCCTCCAGTTAGTAGCTGCAACGGTAAGAAAAAACAGAGATCATTTTCTATTAGACTGTcccttcttttattttttgctatCTTGTCTCTCACGCATCAAGagtttgtgtattttcaggTGGTTCTTCGGTTAATTCGCCTATAGGATCATCAAACACTTCAGGTAAGGGGATAACTTGCATATAGATAAAAGAATTAACGGGTTTTGATAACAATTGTAACTTATTTTAGACGTTACTTATGAACAGAACATGGAAATGGATCAAAAACAGTTCCAGGACatagatcatcatcatcatcatcatctcatgGGAGTACTATCAAGTTCTCATTCCCTCTTCTTGCTATCCTTTCTGCGACTTCCTACATCACAATACTGACTTCTTAAAATCCATAAAGATTATTATGCTCTCTTTGAAGACgcattctttttttatttcttttgaatcTCAGTGTAATGTGGTGTTGTATGATGTACTTGCTCTATAAAATCCCTACTTCCGGGGTGATATCGGTTTGTAGCTACAAATAGTGTCTTGTATCTGTTTGCTTTATGAATAAGTATTGCTCTCCatgatattatttaaaatatagaacACTAGACAAACATATATTctacaaaagaaacaaattgtGTTGGGTTTAGAACTGCAAACATACCGATAATGCGATCTCATAGCGTAATTTTACCTTAGGCAAATTTTGGTTCACAAATGGGATATTTcgaatgtaatatatatatatatatttcacatCTTAAAACCGTAAAATATACGAATTTATAGAATTAAACTCAAGATCATATGTAACATCTATAACAACTTGATGCAACTCAGTTAGTATGTAATACTTGATGCAACATCAACTACCTAGACGCAAATCTAGATTCAAGACACATCAACATATTAGATATTGTATTGACACCAATATTTGTCACCCGTGTGAGTTTGACTCTATTTGAATAGTCACGCTAGTTTGAGAGTAGTCATCAATTTGTCCCCACCAATTATCAAGTTTTGGTTGTCTtacaaaaactataaatttcaTTAGGTGTTGAAATGTTTGAAGATATAAGTAGACTTACTCATTACCATGTTTTTCGACGATAACCATTTTTTACTGATGATGATTTGAAAATGCTCACTAATAGTTTTTGCTACACGGAAGCAAACATATCATcacttttaattaaaattaaatctatatataaCATCAAAACAGACTTGGAATTTTTTTCAAGGTCACAAGATCTATGTCACttgttaaaacattttaatttacacACTTAGCTCTTTTTAGAGTTCGTTATGACAGTCAAAGATAACATCAAAGTAGAGAGATTCTTTAAATTTTGGAGATAATGTTAaagcaaaaaatatatatatataatgaaacaGTTTAAGATTATAGTAAAGCAACATTTTGTCCAAAAATAGTACAGACGAAACTTCTACTTTTTCACTGTTTCTAGTAAAcatattttgtttgaaaaccTAGTGGTTTAATGTTTTATCTGTCTAAGTTATTAAATATAAAGAGAATTTTGATTCAGACCCTTTATCGCGACATAACAATTAAATGATagtaagttttaatatattgaaTGTGTTAGTACTTATTTTTCTATAAGATAAAAGTTAGATTGTTCTAACAATATGCATGTTTGATGTTTGCAGTTGTTTATggaaattttattgtttaacagttgtgaattttaattttaaagatttaaataatattagtttaaaactATAAGAAATAgtctatatttaaaattgtgataaGTGTAAAGCACTATCATTACAGGCCTAACAAGTTAAtgataaattatagaaaaataaacgattaataagaattaaattttaaaattttatgaatatatcttagtatatataaatttgcaTAAAGTCCACACGTACGTCTCAAGTTCAACTGCCatctatactattttttttcttttccctttCTCCTTTTAATGAATAACAAAATTGTAATTTTCTTAACTTACCATTCTTATGGTTTTCAAAATCAACAGCCTCCATTCCTTCAAGCCATTTCATTGTTTTAACAAGATTTTTACTCaattctacaaaattttatttacatgTTCAACTAAAACGAGTCCGGTTTTAACatatactaaaacaaaaaaaaagaagtttttaagaaaaattatttacatgttCAACTAAAACGAGTCTGGTTTTAACatatactaaaacaaaaatgaagttttaaagatattttgttttaatgacCGGTTATAATCAAATCGCGATGGTACTTCTCATCCTTGTGTATTTTCGCGGGCCAGGTGGCCGTATAGAGCGTTTTTTCGAATGTCAAATAGCTAACttcaaaaaataatgtatttattattaaaatttaaattttgtatatgtgaaacaaatacatttttaaaaacatatgaaGTATTAGGTTAGCAATTTTAGAACTATTGTTGAAATAACTTGATTTTATAAGTTCTTTTCTTTGaaatatagtataattttaattagtatgATACAATGGTGGATGCTCCGGTGCTCTATAGAGCAAGGTTGTGGTAGATGCTCACCCTCCAGTCTTGTATTTGTGTACTTTTTTCAAGGTGCTTGTAGACATTAACTGGAGTTGTGagaaatcaaaaataaacaaaaatcccCAGATTCTCAGCATATCAGAtgtgaataataattttaagaatCTAGCAGATATGATATGCTTCTCTTTCAGACATGTTATTCTTCAAGAGAGTCCATTGAGTTCCATGTGTAGTGCCGAGAGATTTCTATAATACTTTTCCAACCCAAAACCCCATTTTTCACATGTGATGATAACTAAAATGCTATGAATAGAAATCTATGATGTCGAAGGTATAGACACACATTTATATATGGCAGAAATCTGGAAGACAGTTAGTGGCAAGAGTCAAACAAATGTCTGGCTAGAGAGGCCAAAGCAAAAATGGTAACGGAAACTAACTAATACCTACTTATTCATTATAATCAAAGCTTGTCTGCCCATAAAATTCCCATTTTGAACTGAAGCCGACATAATCTGCGCCAAGAAAATTTCATTCATGCACATGCGCCATGCCAAACATTCAGATGCTTAAAGTCTAGTGATTCTGCAATATCTACAAAACCtgtaatatttgataataaatcTTGTGAGTATGATTCTGGACTAGTAAAGTTGATCGATCGGTCCAACTTCTGAGAACCTAAACGGTGGCATCCTTGGGTGTACATCTTCCTAGGGTGTtgattttagtttatgttttgtcAGGCCACCATTACACTGCATGATCCTTCCCAAGTGGGACTCATACTAGAAGGTTTTAGAAAAACACAATCACTTTACTCGATCTTTTTGAACATCGGATCACTAGACCAGACCCCCACATATAATGAATTCATAACTTTTATTTGAAAGTTTCCACTATTTATTGATTCGAGCAACATATGAAGATCAAATAATTGAAGAGTGGAGCCCTGATCCCGACCACCTTTGCCTCCACTTCCACAAATGAGAATCCCATGTCCCTTAGAACATGGAGCACTAGTTATTGCATCTGATCTTTGTCCTCCCTAATCTTTAGTTCTTTCAAATCATCATTTACTTACACAAAACTTTTGGTATTCTCGCAATAATCATTTACTGCCACATGGACTAAAACACCTCAAACATATATGCCAATTGTCACAACCTACAAGTTAGTTGGTCCACCGTATAAACCTTGAAATCGAGGAATAGTGTGGTGCTTTAATTGAAATTGGACTGTTGTCATTAACTAACTTTTTTGACGTGTTATTAACTAACTTATGTTTCACTTTTAAAGATAACATAACTCTTAAGGTGTGATAATGCATTTCCTCTACTTCTCAACTTTTCTagaatttataatattaatgttCTCAAGTCTAGGGCCAACATATAAACCCCACCATGCAACACATGTATATTATAATGTCTATATAACTGACAGTAAGCTTTGGTGTTAAATATTCACAAATCCACAGAAGCATTCCATCGTCAATCTATCCTCGAGATTAAAGAATCATATATTCAAAAGCAGTTAAACATTTTATCGTTCTTTTCTCTTTTGAAATATAAGTTATATAGCAGTTTTGGAGCCAAAGATTGGTCAATAATGGAGATCAAATCGGTGGCGTGCGAGTGTTGCGGTTTAACGGAAGATTGTACACAAAACTACATTAGTAAGGTCAAAGCTAAGTTCGGTGGAAAATGGCTTTGTGGGCTTTGCTCCGAGGCGGTGAGTGATGAATTCAACCGTGACAGGAAGATGACGACGGTAGAGGAAGCTGTTAACGCCCATGTGACATTTTGTAGTAAGTTTAGAGCCAACCCGGCTGAACTCGTCGCCGACGGAATGAGACAGATGCTACGTCGGAGGTCCGGTGAGTTGTTGCCGGCGAAGTCCAAGAAGTTTGGAAGATCTAACACCACGTAGTTGTGTGTATACAcatctttttccctcatcactTTCTTCGCTTTTATAGTGTTGGCTAATGTAcgatataatataaaatcatcaCCCTCAAAATACTGGAGTACCATTTGACAAGAACAGAAGTATATACTTCATTGGTTCAAAACAAATAGTGACATGCAATGTTTTTGAACCTGATCTAGAAAGCGAACAGGGACATCTTCCTGAGTCTCCAATCACTGGATTGATTAATATacaaataaacttaaatattCTAAGAATTTAGAAGCAAAAATCTTGATGGCTTGAAAATAATAACAGGGGAGGATGGAAGATACAAGGAAAACAAAGTATAATGACAAACACGTGAAGATATGGTGAAACAAGGATGTAAAAACACCTGCCTCCCCCAACATAAATGAAGGAAAAAGAATTCATACAACAGTATATTGTTCTtacaatttattaaataatacttaagaaaataaaaatgctaCAACCATTTCTTAgctttaaagaaaaaattataaatcattatACTTGTAGATAAGAATTAAAGCTAAATACAATTCCTATGTCCCAACCAATTACCTTACTATTTGTGTTGTATCTTTGCTATCTAGTGCAAAATTTCTAGAATTATATACACAAAAGAAATTAACATATTGTTTTGTTCCAAATAGAACAGAGAACTTATGAGATTTTTGCCCATTACCAGTATTCTCTGCAAGAAGGCGTGAAACCTACTTCGATCTCTCATTATGATCTCCCTTTCATACACTTTAGAGGCGACCATCTTGAAGAACGTGTGACAACCGTTCCCTCTCATTCATCAAACCGAACCAGAGCGCGAAGCCTTTTGCAACGACATCGAATCCAAAacccttctttttctttctcctaTACATCCACCAAAACACTACCACAGTCTGGAACACAACCCGCTAGCTTCAGTTCACTTACAACCTCTTTTAGCTTTGCATAAATCTCATCTGATTGCTTATGCCTTTTGTCACCAATGAGAAACTCGTGTGATTCCCCGTTTACGTCAATCCGGCTAACACCTCTCTCCTTGAACACATTCTTCACCTCCATCCCTCGTCTTACGCTCCTCACATCGTCCCATCTCTCTTCTCTCGCGTAGATATTCGACATTAACACAAGCGCCCCGTCATGACCAGGTTCCAGCTCGAGGACGTGTTTGGCTGCAAACTCGCCTAACTCAAGCTCTCCGTGAACTCCACAAGCTGACATCAACGATCCCCATATGACTACGTTAGGCGCCATCGGCATTGATTCTATAACCTCAAGAGCTTCTGGTAAACGATTAGCACGTCCAAAGAGATCCACCATGCATCCATAATGCTCGAGCTTAGGCGTAACGTTGTATTCATCACTCATCGATGCAAAGATCTTCTTTCCTTCTTCCACTAACCCTGAGTGACTACAACCATATAGCACACCTACAAAAGTAACATCGTTGGGCTCCACATTTTCCTGTTTCATTCTGGCGAATAAGGTAAGCGCGTCATTGGCTTCCCCGTGCATAGAGAAGGCATTGATCATAGAGCTCCACGACACTACATTCTTCGTCGGCATCTTCTCGAACACATCTCTCGCTGCATCCAAACCTCCACATTTCGCATACATGTTAACCAGAGCATTATTTACTGTCAAAGAGGACTCAAACCCGTTGAGATGCGTTAACTCATGAACCCATTTCGCTTTTTCCAGAACACCGAGGTTCGCGCAAGCTGATACAACACTCCCCATTGCAACTTCATCAGGCTCTGTCCCATAGCGACGCATTTCCTCGAAAACTCTTAAAGCTTCTTCAGGATGATCACTCTCAGCATAAGCTGAGATCATCGTCGTCCAGCACACCAAGTCCTTCTTCTCCATCTGGTCGAATATATCCCGTGCGTCCTCGAGCCTCCCAGCTTTAGAGAACCCAGAAACCATGGCGGTCGAAACAAACAAGCTTCTAACTGGCATCTTCGTATAAAACTCCCTTGCTATATCCATACACCCAGCTCCAGCGTACATAGTCACAAGAGCCGTCAGCAAATGAGCGTCCATCCTCACACCATTCTCTTTCAAAAACTCGTGAATCGCTCTGTTATATTTGGTGTTACAAGTGCGAGCACATGCGGAGACAATGTTGCAGAGAATCATCTCATCAGGCATCACATCACAACACTTCATCTCCTCAAAAAGCTTGAATGCTTCATCTAAAAACCCGCATCGGCAATACCTGCAAAACAAAGCTTAAAGTAAACACCCATTTTTTATAAGAAACACTAAAGAATATGATTCCTAACCTCTCGATCATAGTATTCCAAGTAACAACATCTCTCTGgggcatttcgtcgaacaccttGCGCGCCTCTACAATCCTGCCGCAACAAGCATACATATCCAAAACAGCAGTCTTTACAAACGGGTCGGAAATCGCGGCTGTCTTCAACGCAAGGCCGTGAAGCTCCGTACCCTCGAACAAGGCCGAGACTTTGGCGGCTGCTTTGAGAATCGGAGTGAAACTGAAACGATCGAGACGGCCACCGGCGCGTCTGATCCTCTGGTAGAAGAGGATCGCGGCTCTAGGTTGGGAGGAACGAGAGAGGTTCCGGAGAAGGAGATTGAAGAGGAAGGGTTGCGGTGGAGAGGGGAGAGATGAGAAGAGGGAGAGTGAGTAGTTGAGATtgattgaggaagaagaagaggagaggttGAAGAGAAAGGTGTTGAGGCGGTTATGGTCGGATACTGTGCGGAGGATGTGGGCGTGGAGTTGCTTGATGTGGCTGAGTGTTTTGCACTGTGAGAGTACGTCAAGAACAGCTGTTGAGGGCATCTGATAAATAAATCACAAAATCTGAGCACATTTGGTCGAACATCTAATGTACAATGCGTTAAGCAACATTTCTATCAAGCTTTTATGATCCAAAAGCGTTCGTAATGTAATAAGAAGCCAATTCTGAATTTTAATCACCATAAAAATACCAATCCAATCCTTAACTATTTAACGAAAATTTCAAAGAAGACGAAAACTTACCGATAACATTTGGAGAGGGTTTTTTTCCCCGATTTGGTTTCGCCTTTATTTACCTGATGGGTTTTGGCTGACACAGtccattttgtattttaaagCTATACATATATAGTGAATATCTCAATTCACTAATTATTTTGAtagaagataaaaatattaagcaATCGAATATGATCATCAAAGACCTGGTGTAAATCCGCGTtctaaacatattaaaaatatatatagtagtttgtaaataatatttaagaatGGATCCAGCTACGTTATGGACATTGCATACACTACGTGACCTCCTCTTACTACATTACTGCTGCATGTATTAATAAGCATTGCAAAGTCTTAACTAATTAATCGTTCCTCCTTAACCAAACATGTCTACTTTTCTAAAGAAGAAGCTACACCTCTGCTTCTCCTCCTCCGGTGTTGTCTCACCGTCGATTCCTTCTTCCCCGATCGTCGTACCCAATCACAACCCTCCATCTCATCACCACCACACTCCCTCTCTCTTCATCAACAACTTCAACTCTCTCTACGATCACCTCTCTGTTTCCTCTCCTCTCCACCGCAACGATAATTTCACCTCCGTCGCCGCCGCATTGACCACTCCCAAATCCGGCGAGATTGGATCCAGTTTGTTCACCGGCGGATTGCTTCCTCCTTCTCCGCGTAGACCTGACGACGAAGACGACGAAGAAGATGGAAACTATGCCATCGTGTCAAAGATTTTAAGCGACGGAACGGCGATTACGAAGCGGATTGATTCACCGGACCCGTGCAGAGATTTCGGAAGGTCAATGAGAGAGATGGTGGAAGCTAGAGATCCGACGAGAGACGACGACGCCTCCTCCGATAGAGAATACTTGAACGAGCTCCTCTTCTGTTACCTCTCCTTGAATCCAAGACACACTCACAAGTTCATCGTCTCTGCTTTCGCCGATACACTCCTCTGGTTACTTTCTCAGTCGTCATCGCCGGAAAATTCTTTATCCCAATCgatctaatttatttatttatttctccgctctattttaatatttaattgggCTAATGGGCTTCCAAAAGGCCCATAGCTGTATTAAGTCTACTATAGTCAGTATTGCATCCGATCACTACCTTTAGATAAGGGAGTAAATCATTTCTgaacttttaagaaaaaaatcaaaagcgAGAAAATGTCTCTAACCGCACAGTTCTCGCCGCCGGTCACCGGAATAAACATAAGCTTACGGAAAACAGCCTCGCTACCTGCCACCCATCGTGTATCTCCGTTTTACACTGAGATACGAACTCCGGCGATGATTTGCACGAGGAAATCGCCGTATCTGGTGGCTAGGGCTATCGAGCAGAGCCGAGACACAGCTGGATCTGAGTCCGAGCAGGAGGCGACTCCGTCGCCGGGAGAGAGTGGAGACGGAGAAAAGGAGGTGGAGATTAGCGCGTTGGGAGCAGAGATAAAAGCGGCGATGGAGCAGAGGAAAGctgcggcggcggaggaggggGAAGGGAAGGAGGAGTTTCTGAGTGGAGTGGCGGAGGAAGTGAGGGAGATCGAGTGGCCTGCGTTTCAGAAAGTGGTTGGGACAACCGGCGTGGTGCTTGGTGTAATCGCCGGTTCGAGCGTGGTTTTGCTAACCGTTAATTTCCTTTTGGCTGAGCTTTCTGATCGTGTCTTCATCGGCAAAGGTGTTCAAGATTTTTTCAGCTGATTTTCGTGAAAATTTGtgtattatattttgtaatcaCACTCCGTTTTGAGCAATTaccttcttattattattaaatcaaagTTTATAGTCATTATTTAATCTGGTTATTACGGTTCCAACTTCCCAAGCGAGTTCGAATCAAAGAGAGCAAAACGTCACACAGAAAATTCAAACTTATTAACAGCAAGTGGGTTCGTTCACAAGAAGAAATATAGAGTTTTGAGTTTTGTTCTCACACACACAGAagatacataaattaaaacaaaagacgCATTGAAACTGAAGATGAACAATTCTCTTTAGGAAGAAACTGTaacatccttttttttttattagtggCGTCTCTAATCAAAGAAatggagattttttttcttgcagcTCTGAGAGCTATTCAAGCCTCGAAGGTCATGGATTCTGCTTCTTTCCTTGTGGCATCGAATAGTACGGTCGATAGGTACCTCTCTCCGAAACTTGGGAACACCGCCTGTAAGATAAATAGTTCAGTGGAGTTCTTTCAAAGAGCAAAAGACTCAGTTTGATTGAGCTTGTCTTAGCTTTGGGAGTGAAGAGTGATGACATAAATACAAATAACTTACCACAAAAAGCTTCCCGGCGTTTTCTGGCCTCTTTGCAAGTTTGATTGCTGCGGCAGCTGCTGCACCTGATGATATTCCCacctacaatttttttttaaaaagattttcttGTTATAAACCTTTTCCCACTATGAAATGAGAATATGCAACCAAACTCATAACCTACAAACAACTGATCCTCCTATGAgtcaaaaaaagttttttttgtttgttgtgagAGATGTGAATTACTTACAAGAAGACCTTCTTTACGAGCAAGAAGCCTCGCCATATCGATGGATTCATCACTTGAAACCTGTAGAAAGCGTTACAGACAGAGATGGAGGGAAGGAAAGTTAGAACTGTAGAAAGTTTCTGATTCAGTAATACAAAAACCTGTAGAAAGCGTTACAGACAGAGATGGAGGGAAGGAAAGTTAGAACTGTAGAAAGTTTCTGATTCagtaatac contains these protein-coding regions:
- the LOC108820796 gene encoding proteasome subunit beta type-2-A → MECVFGLVGNGFAIVAADTSAVHSILVHKNNEDKIMLLDSHKLIAASGEPGDRVQFTEYVQKNVSLYQFRNGIPLTTAAAANFTRGELATALRKNPYSVNILMAGYDKEAGASLYYIDYIATLHKVDKGAFGYGSYFSLSTMDRHFRADMSVEEAIELVDKCILEIRSRLVIAPPNFVIKIVDKDGAREHAWRQSVQDVTTAAV
- the LOC108820803 gene encoding non-specific lipid transfer protein GPI-anchored 26 → MKPGMCLLWLTVSVAVMSNVSAQSSCTDVLMSMAPCLGYITGNSSSPSQQCCSQLAHVVRSSGECLCELLKGGAPHLGINFNQTQAFALPKACNVQTPPVSSCNGGSSVNSPIGSSNTSEHGNGSKTVPGHRSSSSSSSHGSTIKFSFPLLAILSATSYITILTS
- the LOC130507980 gene encoding uncharacterized protein LOC130507980, giving the protein MEIKSVACECCGLTEDCTQNYISKVKAKFGGKWLCGLCSEAVSDEFNRDRKMTTVEEAVNAHVTFCSKFRANPAELVADGMRQMLRRRSGELLPAKSKKFGRSNTT
- the LOC108841878 gene encoding pentatricopeptide repeat-containing protein At4g14820, with product MLSMPSTAVLDVLSQCKTLSHIKQLHAHILRTVSDHNRLNTFLFNLSSSSSSINLNYSLSLFSSLPSPPQPFLFNLLLRNLSRSSQPRAAILFYQRIRRAGGRLDRFSFTPILKAAAKVSALFEGTELHGLALKTAAISDPFVKTAVLDMYACCGRIVEARKVFDEMPQRDVVTWNTMIERYCRCGFLDEAFKLFEEMKCCDVMPDEMILCNIVSACARTCNTKYNRAIHEFLKENGVRMDAHLLTALVTMYAGAGCMDIAREFYTKMPVRSLFVSTAMVSGFSKAGRLEDARDIFDQMEKKDLVCWTTMISAYAESDHPEEALRVFEEMRRYGTEPDEVAMGSVVSACANLGVLEKAKWVHELTHLNGFESSLTVNNALVNMYAKCGGLDAARDVFEKMPTKNVVSWSSMINAFSMHGEANDALTLFARMKQENVEPNDVTFVGVLYGCSHSGLVEEGKKIFASMSDEYNVTPKLEHYGCMVDLFGRANRLPEALEVIESMPMAPNVVIWGSLMSACGVHGELELGEFAAKHVLELEPGHDGALVLMSNIYAREERWDDVRSVRRGMEVKNVFKERGVSRIDVNGESHEFLIGDKRHKQSDEIYAKLKEVVSELKLAGCVPDCGSVLVDV
- the LOC130507978 gene encoding transcription repressor OFP11, which codes for MSTFLKKKLHLCFSSSGVVSPSIPSSPIVVPNHNPPSHHHHTPSLFINNFNSLYDHLSVSSPLHRNDNFTSVAAALTTPKSGEIGSSLFTGGLLPPSPRRPDDEDDEEDGNYAIVSKILSDGTAITKRIDSPDPCRDFGRSMREMVEARDPTRDDDASSDREYLNELLFCYLSLNPRHTHKFIVSAFADTLLWLLSQSSSPENSLSQSI
- the LOC130507979 gene encoding preprotein translocase subunit SECE1 → MSLTAQFSPPVTGINISLRKTASLPATHRVSPFYTEIRTPAMICTRKSPYLVARAIEQSRDTAGSESEQEATPSPGESGDGEKEVEISALGAEIKAAMEQRKAAAAEEGEGKEEFLSGVAEEVREIEWPAFQKVVGTTGVVLGVIAGSSVVLLTVNFLLAELSDRVFIGKGVQDFFS